A window of Infirmifilum lucidum contains these coding sequences:
- a CDS encoding ribbon-helix-helix domain-containing protein, with protein sequence MSSKNNLPSSYYITNRGDYTSVTKVISVKLPVGLIDALDQLIEKGYFQNRSDAIREAIRKLLSNYREMDTARFDRGLHLGIR encoded by the coding sequence ATGAGCTCGAAGAACAATCTACCAAGTAGTTATTACATCACAAATAGGGGGGACTACACGTCCGTCACAAAAGTTATCTCCGTCAAGTTACCCGTAGGCTTGATAGACGCTCTCGACCAGCTCATCGAGAAAGGGTACTTCCAGAACCGGAGCGATGCAATACGTGAAGCCATAAGGAAGCTTCTCTCGAACTACAGAGAAATGGATACCGCTAGGTTCGACCGTGGCCTTCACTTGGGAATACGCTAG
- a CDS encoding acetate--CoA ligase family protein, producing MGNPILDKAISEGRAFLSLSESLKLLESYNLPVAKYVVVKGPEEVSKVGSVGFPVVLKIDSPDVVHKTEAGAVKVGLSSESELSKAMVEMLSGIKQKLPGARISGFVVQEMVQRAHEVIIGGLRDEQFGPVIAFGIGGILVEVLKDVVFEIAPVTYEDALEIIKKIKGYRILEGYRGLPRANVEMLAETISRASVMFSELSSVVSEMDLNPTFVSSDWVKIADARFKLSLH from the coding sequence ATGGGTAACCCGATTCTAGACAAAGCTATTAGTGAGGGGAGGGCTTTCCTCTCGCTCTCCGAGTCCTTAAAGTTACTCGAAAGCTACAACCTACCAGTAGCTAAGTACGTGGTAGTAAAGGGTCCAGAGGAAGTCTCAAAGGTAGGCAGTGTAGGGTTCCCGGTGGTACTGAAGATTGATAGCCCAGACGTAGTGCACAAGACAGAGGCAGGGGCCGTGAAGGTGGGGCTATCCTCTGAGAGTGAACTCTCGAAGGCGATGGTGGAGATGCTTTCGGGCATCAAGCAAAAATTACCCGGAGCGAGGATAAGTGGTTTTGTAGTGCAAGAGATGGTTCAGAGGGCGCACGAAGTTATTATAGGTGGTTTAAGAGACGAGCAGTTCGGGCCGGTCATTGCGTTTGGCATAGGCGGGATACTGGTTGAGGTCTTGAAAGATGTTGTCTTCGAAATAGCACCTGTGACGTACGAGGATGCCCTCGAAATAATCAAGAAGATTAAGGGTTACAGAATCCTAGAGGGTTATAGAGGGCTACCGCGTGCAAACGTCGAGATGCTTGCTGAGACGATAAGTAGAGCTTCGGTAATGTTCTCGGAGCTTTCCAGCGTGGTTAGCGAGATGGATCTGAACCCCACTTTCGTCTCATCGGATTGGGTGAAGATAGCGGACGCACGCTTCAAACTCAGCCTTCACTAG
- a CDS encoding HD domain-containing protein: MSSSAVVISKHILDIWVERDKFVAELVKTIEDDREVQALLEMSNIIAVRRLGYNDHGPVHARIVAGTSLEIMGLLLSKGVEFTTLRDGTAKSVDEVKTILVLASYLHDIGNSVHRESHEIIGSILAKDIADRIINAVHPDIGIRRYTLRQEVLSAIFSTEYDVKALTLESSIVKLADGLDMSEGRARLPYKMGKVDMHSISALNIKRVELSPGRDVPIQVSVYMGDLAGFFQVERVLMPKLESSKLKGLVRVNIYNAREELVTSLL, translated from the coding sequence ATGTCTAGTTCAGCAGTCGTAATCTCTAAGCACATTCTCGACATATGGGTTGAGAGAGACAAGTTTGTAGCCGAGCTAGTAAAAACGATAGAGGACGACCGGGAGGTTCAAGCCCTGCTGGAAATGAGCAATATAATCGCCGTTAGGCGTCTCGGATACAACGACCATGGGCCTGTGCACGCTAGAATAGTAGCGGGAACCTCCTTAGAGATAATGGGCTTGCTCCTCAGCAAGGGGGTTGAGTTCACGACTCTAAGAGATGGGACAGCAAAGAGCGTGGATGAAGTAAAAACAATTCTCGTTCTAGCCAGCTACCTCCACGATATTGGGAACTCTGTCCACCGCGAAAGTCACGAGATTATAGGTAGCATACTTGCCAAGGACATTGCAGATAGGATTATAAACGCGGTTCACCCTGACATCGGCATTAGGAGATATACGCTTAGACAAGAGGTTTTATCAGCAATTTTTAGCACGGAGTACGACGTCAAGGCTTTAACGCTTGAGAGCAGTATAGTGAAGCTCGCAGACGGCCTAGACATGTCGGAAGGCCGCGCACGTCTACCGTACAAGATGGGGAAGGTAGACATGCACTCTATATCGGCTCTTAACATAAAACGTGTAGAGCTGTCTCCCGGGAGGGACGTGCCGATACAGGTCTCCGTCTACATGGGAGACCTTGCCGGATTTTTCCAGGTTGAGAGAGTTCTCATGCCGAAGCTCGAGTCCAGTAAGCTGAAGGGCCTCGTGAGGGTAAACATATACAACGCTAGAGAAGAGCTGGTAACGTCGCTTCTCTAG
- a CDS encoding nucleotidyltransferase family protein, which yields MTQNVIGVVLCGGEGRRLRPLTYYFQKAMIPIGSQQKPLLEYIVRLMKYHGINNIVMLVGYKGQQIVNYFNNGERYNVKISYVWDDPSFGGNGGALYNAYLKGVFDSAENILVYYGDILSDINLTEMLKFHEEGGFAATLALSPNYRVAVGVAELNGHEVVEMVEKPPLGKPVTIGILAVRRRALELLHELAEVKKEIDIMGDLIRALIERKFKVGGYLTTAFWFDLGTTEAYEKLDPSDVDKKFSFLFQE from the coding sequence TTGACGCAAAACGTAATCGGTGTCGTTCTCTGCGGCGGGGAGGGGAGGCGTTTAAGGCCGCTAACGTACTACTTCCAAAAGGCCATGATACCTATTGGCTCGCAACAGAAGCCACTACTCGAGTACATCGTCCGGCTGATGAAGTACCACGGCATTAATAATATCGTGATGCTAGTCGGCTATAAGGGGCAACAAATTGTGAACTACTTTAACAATGGAGAGAGGTACAACGTTAAGATTTCCTACGTCTGGGACGACCCTAGCTTCGGCGGCAATGGCGGCGCTCTTTATAACGCTTACCTAAAGGGCGTGTTCGACAGTGCTGAAAATATTCTGGTCTACTACGGCGACATCCTAAGCGACATCAACCTCACAGAAATGTTGAAATTCCACGAAGAAGGGGGTTTCGCGGCTACTCTCGCGCTCTCTCCAAACTACAGGGTCGCGGTTGGAGTGGCTGAGCTCAACGGCCACGAAGTAGTGGAAATGGTTGAAAAGCCTCCTCTTGGAAAGCCTGTTACTATAGGTATACTCGCTGTACGGAGAAGAGCGCTGGAGCTACTCCACGAGCTAGCCGAGGTCAAGAAAGAGATAGACATAATGGGCGACCTCATAAGGGCTCTAATAGAGAGGAAGTTTAAAGTCGGAGGGTATCTGACAACGGCCTTCTGGTTCGACTTGGGGACAACTGAAGCATACGAGAAACTCGATCCCAGTGACGTTGATAAAAAATTCAGCTTTCTCTTCCAGGAGTGA
- a CDS encoding archaemetzincin family Zn-dependent metalloprotease — MPEYAIRVVPLGVYREDVEWLVQSLRNILNSTAVIEPKLLGMSVLLDFYDEERDQINAEKLLKKLQSVVGVVPHQRILVLVSGDGFVEGLNFVFGISKPGWGGIVFTERLKPEFYGDSPSAPLFRARLLKESLHELGHSFGLSHCPRRCVMRFSNSIYDVDDKPASFCSSCIVALNRLAPGLLRVA, encoded by the coding sequence ATGCCTGAATACGCAATTAGGGTTGTCCCGCTGGGAGTATACCGAGAAGATGTGGAGTGGCTTGTACAGTCTCTCAGAAATATTTTAAATTCGACGGCGGTTATAGAGCCAAAACTCCTGGGCATGAGCGTTCTGCTAGACTTTTACGATGAAGAAAGGGATCAAATAAACGCCGAGAAACTTCTCAAAAAGCTCCAGTCAGTGGTTGGTGTAGTCCCTCATCAACGCATACTTGTGCTAGTCAGCGGCGACGGATTTGTGGAGGGGCTCAACTTTGTCTTCGGTATTTCTAAACCAGGCTGGGGTGGTATTGTTTTCACCGAGAGGCTAAAACCAGAGTTTTATGGCGACTCGCCCTCAGCTCCTCTATTTAGGGCTAGGCTTCTAAAGGAGAGCTTGCACGAGCTAGGGCACAGCTTTGGACTGTCGCACTGCCCTCGAAGATGTGTAATGAGGTTCAGTAACTCCATCTACGATGTTGACGATAAACCAGCGAGCTTCTGTAGCTCGTGCATAGTGGCTCTCAACAGGCTGGCTCCTGGTCTTCTGAGAGTAGCTTAG
- a CDS encoding bifunctional nuclease family protein — translation MSGEKEGYLKVDVVGVYPVVFEAGGAGFVMLLEAPEWKGKVLPIYIGVSEGIAIQNALSGVRMERPMTHDLIVSILDTLGVSVERVTIDALLNNSVYTATIVLRRGTDQKAERIFIDARPSDSVAIALRAGAPVYVAAHLEKLTRTLEELGFREENE, via the coding sequence TTGAGTGGTGAAAAGGAAGGCTACTTAAAGGTAGATGTAGTAGGTGTTTACCCCGTGGTCTTTGAAGCTGGAGGAGCAGGCTTTGTCATGCTGCTAGAGGCACCGGAATGGAAGGGAAAGGTTCTGCCAATCTACATAGGCGTTAGCGAGGGTATAGCGATACAGAATGCTTTGAGCGGTGTGAGGATGGAGAGGCCGATGACTCACGACTTAATAGTCAGCATCCTAGACACACTGGGAGTGTCTGTAGAGAGGGTAACTATAGATGCACTCCTGAACAACAGCGTATACACGGCGACCATTGTACTCAGGAGAGGCACGGATCAAAAAGCCGAAAGGATTTTTATCGACGCTAGGCCAAGTGACAGCGTAGCGATAGCTCTACGGGCTGGCGCCCCTGTTTATGTCGCTGCCCACCTGGAGAAGCTTACGAGAACACTAGAAGAACTGGGGTTCAGAGAGGAGAATGAGTAA
- the eno gene encoding phosphopyruvate hydratase, with translation MSTAKYVWEEDFDITRVRARWVLDSRGNPTVEAEVYTLGGGIGRAIVPSGASTGTHEALELRDGGRDFHGRGVSRAVENVNTVIAREIVGMDSRKQEEIDRRMVELDGTPNKSRLGANAILSVSLAVAHAAANTYGMPLYAYLGGLQAHVLPVPLMNVINGGKHAGNELKIQEFMIVPVGAKTFSEALKISSEVYHSLRNVLKERYGSQAINVGDEGGFAPPMKESREALRALVEAIKLAGYDPGKDVALALDAAASEFYDGGRGAYLLDGREFRREQLLDYYKELVNEFPIVSIEDPLQEDDFEGFAIATRELKVQVVGDDLFVTNASRLLKGISLGAANALLLKVNQIGTLTESFEAARLAMNNGYSVIVSHRSGESEDTTIAHIAVALNTGQIKTGAPARGERTAKYNELIRVEEELGSRARYLGIAAFKHYKMASL, from the coding sequence GTGTCAACGGCGAAATACGTCTGGGAGGAAGACTTCGACATAACAAGGGTTAGAGCTAGATGGGTTCTCGACTCGCGTGGAAATCCAACAGTCGAAGCGGAAGTTTATACCCTGGGAGGTGGGATAGGCCGGGCAATAGTCCCTTCCGGCGCCTCTACGGGCACTCATGAGGCACTCGAGCTCCGCGACGGTGGGAGAGACTTCCACGGGAGAGGTGTCTCGAGGGCTGTTGAAAATGTCAATACTGTCATTGCGAGGGAAATTGTAGGAATGGACTCACGGAAGCAAGAGGAAATAGACAGGAGAATGGTTGAGCTAGACGGTACTCCGAACAAGTCGAGGTTAGGAGCTAACGCTATACTCTCTGTATCACTAGCCGTAGCGCACGCGGCGGCAAATACGTACGGGATGCCCCTCTACGCGTACCTAGGAGGCCTTCAAGCACACGTCCTACCCGTACCCCTCATGAACGTCATAAACGGCGGCAAGCACGCCGGGAACGAGCTCAAGATACAAGAGTTTATGATAGTCCCAGTAGGGGCTAAGACTTTCTCTGAAGCCTTGAAGATTAGCAGCGAAGTCTACCACTCGCTGAGAAACGTCCTAAAGGAGCGCTACGGGAGCCAGGCTATTAATGTGGGGGACGAAGGTGGGTTTGCGCCGCCCATGAAGGAGTCTAGGGAAGCCCTAAGAGCCCTCGTCGAGGCAATAAAGCTGGCCGGCTACGACCCCGGCAAGGACGTTGCGCTGGCATTAGATGCCGCTGCCTCAGAGTTTTATGATGGTGGGAGGGGGGCTTATTTGCTGGATGGGAGGGAGTTTAGACGAGAGCAGCTCCTCGACTACTACAAGGAACTCGTAAATGAGTTCCCAATAGTTTCCATTGAAGACCCGCTACAAGAAGATGACTTCGAGGGATTTGCTATTGCAACAAGAGAGCTCAAAGTGCAGGTCGTAGGCGACGACTTATTCGTCACTAACGCTTCAAGGTTATTGAAGGGCATATCACTGGGCGCGGCCAATGCACTACTCCTAAAAGTCAACCAGATCGGGACGCTAACAGAATCATTTGAAGCGGCGAGGCTGGCTATGAACAACGGCTACTCAGTGATAGTGAGCCACAGGAGTGGGGAGAGCGAAGACACCACGATAGCCCACATTGCCGTCGCTCTGAATACGGGACAGATTAAAACGGGAGCTCCGGCTAGAGGAGAGAGAACCGCGAAGTACAACGAGCTCATTAGGGTTGAAGAGGAGCTGGGGTCTCGGGCAAGATACCTTGGAATAGCGGCTTTTAAACACTACAAGATGGCATCGCTTTAG
- the metG gene encoding methionine--tRNA ligase subunit beta: MPTIKVEEFQKLDLRVGKILQAEAIQRSEKLILLKVDIGGEVRQLVAGLRPFYNPEDLVGKLVVVLANLEPKTLMGYISQGMLLAAVEDGKPVLLVPDKDVKPGAKIS, from the coding sequence ATGCCAACTATAAAAGTTGAAGAGTTCCAGAAGCTCGATTTACGCGTGGGCAAAATACTACAGGCCGAAGCCATACAGAGAAGCGAGAAGCTAATACTGTTAAAGGTGGACATTGGTGGCGAAGTCCGACAACTAGTCGCGGGCCTAAGACCGTTCTACAATCCTGAGGATTTAGTTGGAAAGCTTGTTGTCGTACTGGCTAACCTAGAGCCGAAGACGCTGATGGGGTATATCTCGCAGGGCATGTTGCTGGCTGCAGTGGAAGACGGGAAGCCCGTACTTCTAGTACCCGATAAAGACGTGAAACCCGGAGCCAAAATAAGTTAG
- a CDS encoding 5-formyltetrahydrofolate cyclo-ligase, translating to MAEPQRVRDKEKDAIRREVWATLERYEVVTSPRPCYGKIPGFVGSSGIVAKVLKLESFRRAQTVYTTPDLSNRIIREESLKRGKKVVVSLPKLRGYAVLDPEKIAPSKYVFASTLRGVLALGERIKWPEGVDIDIIVVGSVAVNRDGSRLGRGDGIYDLEYAILRELHVINEKTPIITAVHDLQVIDKKIPMYRHDVPVDYIATPTQLIATSTAYPRPPGIIWELLPIDFIKSTPILRALFGIS from the coding sequence ATGGCAGAGCCTCAGAGAGTACGCGATAAGGAGAAAGACGCCATTAGGAGGGAAGTCTGGGCTACTCTTGAGAGATATGAAGTGGTAACAAGCCCTAGACCATGCTACGGGAAAATCCCCGGGTTTGTAGGCAGTAGCGGTATTGTAGCCAAAGTCTTGAAGCTTGAGAGCTTCAGGCGCGCGCAAACAGTCTATACCACCCCTGACCTGTCTAACCGCATTATAAGGGAAGAATCGCTCAAGAGAGGTAAGAAAGTTGTGGTATCCCTACCTAAGTTACGGGGATATGCAGTCCTAGACCCCGAGAAGATAGCCCCATCCAAGTATGTTTTCGCGTCAACTCTTAGAGGCGTATTAGCCCTGGGGGAAAGAATAAAGTGGCCAGAGGGCGTAGACATTGATATTATAGTAGTAGGTAGCGTTGCTGTCAACAGAGATGGCTCCAGACTGGGGAGAGGGGATGGAATCTACGACCTGGAGTATGCAATCCTCAGGGAGTTACACGTGATTAACGAGAAAACCCCTATTATTACAGCGGTTCACGACCTACAGGTGATCGACAAGAAGATACCAATGTATAGGCACGATGTGCCGGTCGACTACATCGCAACTCCAACACAGCTGATAGCTACTTCGACAGCCTACCCACGTCCCCCGGGTATCATTTGGGAGCTTCTCCCGATAGATTTTATAAAGTCGACTCCCATTCTACGGGCCTTATTCGGTATATCTTAA
- a CDS encoding DegT/DnrJ/EryC1/StrS family aminotransferase, translating to MEIPAIEGGKPVREHFKEYFPRISEHEKQLVLSVLESGRLASGVGVFVRKFEEKFKEFVGTRHALAVSSGTAALHTAVASLGIGVGDEVVTTPFSFVATATAILHNNAIPVFGDIELDTLNLDPETIVDKITPRTKAILVVHLAGHPAEMDEIVKIARENNLAVIEDCAQAIGSEYRGRKVGGIGDVGAFSFYQSKNMTTGEGGMVTTNSEEVYKSARLFVEHGSEERYYHVLLGWNYRMTELQAALGLGQLARIEELNRMREEIAKIYTEELESLDGDLLLLPKPKKHVKHTWHIYQVLLRLENLRVDRDRIIEAVKRENVLVLVSYPRTIYENPLFQKLDAYGHGCPWFCPFYGRRIAYKPGLAPRAELAARSVVTLPTLAGMSIEDAIDTAKALKKVLIYYRK from the coding sequence ATGGAAATTCCCGCCATTGAGGGTGGAAAACCCGTAAGAGAGCATTTTAAGGAATACTTCCCTAGGATCTCTGAACACGAAAAACAACTCGTACTCTCAGTCCTTGAATCTGGGCGATTAGCCTCTGGCGTTGGTGTTTTTGTCCGCAAATTCGAAGAGAAGTTCAAAGAGTTTGTGGGAACCCGGCATGCACTAGCCGTCTCTAGCGGCACGGCGGCCCTCCACACGGCTGTGGCTAGCCTCGGGATAGGGGTTGGAGATGAGGTGGTCACCACGCCTTTTAGTTTTGTCGCTACCGCTACGGCCATACTCCATAACAACGCGATACCCGTCTTCGGCGATATAGAGCTCGATACCTTAAACCTGGATCCCGAAACAATAGTTGACAAGATAACTCCCAGGACAAAGGCTATACTGGTAGTGCACCTCGCAGGCCACCCTGCGGAGATGGACGAGATCGTGAAGATCGCCCGCGAGAACAACCTGGCAGTTATTGAGGACTGTGCCCAGGCTATCGGGAGCGAGTATAGGGGTAGAAAGGTGGGGGGCATAGGGGACGTAGGGGCCTTTAGCTTCTATCAGTCTAAGAACATGACCACGGGAGAGGGGGGGATGGTGACGACGAATAGTGAAGAAGTCTATAAGAGTGCGAGACTCTTTGTCGAGCACGGCTCCGAAGAGCGCTACTACCACGTACTCCTCGGCTGGAATTACCGAATGACAGAGTTGCAAGCTGCCTTAGGCTTGGGCCAGCTAGCACGCATAGAGGAGCTTAATAGAATGCGGGAGGAGATCGCAAAAATATACACTGAAGAGCTGGAGAGCCTTGACGGCGACCTTCTCCTGCTACCCAAGCCTAAGAAACACGTTAAGCACACGTGGCACATCTACCAGGTATTGCTCAGGCTCGAGAACCTGAGAGTTGACCGGGACAGAATCATCGAAGCAGTCAAACGGGAAAATGTTCTAGTACTAGTTTCGTACCCCCGTACAATATACGAGAACCCACTCTTCCAGAAACTCGACGCCTACGGGCACGGGTGCCCCTGGTTCTGCCCATTCTACGGCAGGAGGATAGCATATAAACCCGGCTTAGCCCCGAGGGCCGAACTCGCAGCTAGGAGCGTCGTAACCCTGCCCACGCTAGCAGGAATGAGCATTGAGGACGCTATTGATACAGCAAAGGCTTTAAAGAAGGTACTGATATATTACAGGAAGTGA
- a CDS encoding FAD-dependent monooxygenase, which yields MFKVAVVGLGPAGSAALRRLNELGVEAIGIERKVSVETPTVCGEFLPEPETIPFISEKPSVRLAFKYIGLAKRLNTFEEVRLEIEGVKTFRMKIRGFTISRKELAERLVEGSNYILGDDVVYVKREAGHYVIKTRKGRTIESEYIISAEGYPSLTRQFVGCQARLDDADLALGVNMKMQTPGMEERILYMYASPRTPGGYAWIIPHRDGVSNVGIGVRYSFIRKGVNPIRLLHDFIELNPHNYFESSKALEPPRSRWIPVSGFYASPTCGKVLFAGDSLGATNPINGGGIFTSMALGILAAESVWLDNPSIYQERAWREVGSILLVGRRYRRLVDFMYSNWRYSGLLALVPEKFMARVIKGEKTFLYYFLTPGRES from the coding sequence ATGTTCAAGGTAGCTGTAGTTGGCCTAGGCCCTGCGGGCTCAGCGGCTCTGAGGAGGTTAAACGAGCTAGGTGTAGAAGCCATAGGCATAGAACGCAAAGTAAGCGTTGAGACGCCTACTGTTTGCGGGGAATTCTTGCCGGAGCCCGAGACTATACCATTCATTAGTGAGAAACCCTCTGTTAGGCTAGCCTTCAAGTATATTGGCTTAGCCAAGAGGCTAAATACATTCGAGGAAGTTCGCCTGGAAATAGAGGGGGTTAAGACTTTCCGCATGAAGATCCGGGGGTTTACTATTAGCAGGAAGGAACTGGCTGAGAGACTCGTTGAGGGATCGAACTACATTCTCGGAGACGACGTCGTCTATGTAAAACGGGAGGCCGGCCACTATGTGATCAAAACGAGGAAAGGCAGAACCATCGAGAGCGAGTATATCATCTCCGCAGAGGGGTACCCCTCCCTAACCCGTCAGTTCGTGGGCTGTCAAGCTAGGCTCGACGACGCTGATTTAGCCCTGGGTGTAAACATGAAGATGCAGACGCCCGGCATGGAGGAGAGAATATTGTACATGTATGCTTCTCCCAGGACACCCGGGGGCTATGCGTGGATAATACCCCACCGTGACGGCGTTTCGAACGTGGGCATCGGGGTTCGTTACAGTTTCATCAGGAAAGGCGTAAACCCCATTCGCTTGCTACACGATTTCATTGAGCTAAATCCTCATAACTACTTTGAATCCTCTAAGGCTTTAGAGCCTCCAAGGTCTAGGTGGATACCTGTCTCGGGTTTCTACGCCAGCCCTACTTGCGGAAAAGTACTCTTCGCGGGCGACTCCCTAGGGGCTACAAACCCCATAAACGGCGGCGGTATCTTCACCTCGATGGCCCTCGGGATTCTAGCAGCCGAGTCTGTCTGGCTCGACAACCCTAGTATTTACCAGGAGCGGGCGTGGAGGGAGGTGGGGAGTATACTGCTCGTAGGCAGGAGGTATAGAAGGCTCGTAGACTTCATGTACAGTAACTGGAGGTACTCGGGCCTACTTGCACTAGTACCGGAAAAGTTCATGGCGAGGGTGATCAAAGGCGAAAAAACTTTCCTGTATTACTTCCTCACTCCTGGAAGAGAAAGCTGA
- a CDS encoding cysteine hydrolase family protein, with protein MPRYAVLVVDMLEEFVRGRLRAENAERIIPHIRRLLDFARGRGIPVIYTVDQHYQGIDFETKFWGPHAVKGSSEAKIVSELSPVEKDFIVPKRRYDAFVFTDLDMLLRELGVHTLIVTGIHTHICVQQTALGAFYRGYKVVIPLECVAAASEEWHKIGLEYMKSFAGAEIIDLEALLRRLDVELRSNFSEVV; from the coding sequence ATGCCCAGGTATGCTGTCCTCGTCGTAGACATGCTCGAGGAGTTTGTCCGAGGCCGGTTGCGCGCAGAGAACGCGGAACGCATAATTCCTCACATCAGGAGGCTACTGGACTTTGCCCGCGGAAGGGGCATACCCGTAATCTACACCGTTGACCAGCATTACCAAGGCATAGATTTCGAGACAAAGTTCTGGGGGCCCCATGCGGTAAAGGGCAGCAGTGAAGCTAAGATTGTCAGCGAACTCTCTCCAGTCGAGAAAGATTTTATTGTGCCCAAGAGGAGGTACGACGCGTTTGTTTTCACGGATCTCGACATGCTTCTCAGGGAGTTGGGGGTTCACACCTTGATAGTCACCGGGATACACACCCATATATGCGTGCAACAGACGGCTCTTGGAGCCTTCTATAGAGGGTATAAGGTCGTGATCCCCCTGGAATGCGTAGCGGCTGCGAGCGAGGAATGGCACAAGATTGGGCTAGAGTACATGAAGAGCTTCGCGGGCGCAGAAATCATCGACCTGGAGGCTCTTCTTAGGAGGCTCGACGTGGAACTACGCTCCAATTTCTCTGAAGTCGTTTAA
- the xerA gene encoding site-specific tyrosine recombinase/integron integrase, whose product MSKGRTTLDLSNRELVDLYVSHLVARNRSDKTIKTFRSVLESFIEFLGGKSISDVQVYDIDLFLAHLRQRGWKPDSIYTAAVAVKRFLEFIGKGDALRGFELPKRERKLPRYLEPGEVKKIVEAASNVRDKLIVLLLFSTGLRVAELVNIRKSDIDLEKRTIRVKGKGSKERYVYFPQSVAELLATYIESVNSEWLFPSPKNPNVHVHYTTIERALKNLARRAGISKRVTPHLLRHTFATLSLAAGLDVREIQELLGHSNLNTTQVYAHVSRERLRRDYERVWDSLI is encoded by the coding sequence ATGAGTAAAGGGAGGACGACACTAGACCTGAGTAATCGTGAGCTAGTAGACCTATACGTATCACACCTTGTTGCCCGTAATAGATCAGATAAGACTATCAAGACTTTCAGGAGCGTACTTGAAAGCTTCATAGAGTTCCTAGGCGGTAAGAGCATTTCGGACGTACAAGTGTACGACATCGACTTGTTCCTGGCGCACCTACGTCAGAGAGGATGGAAGCCTGACAGCATATACACTGCCGCTGTGGCAGTAAAGAGGTTCCTGGAGTTTATAGGCAAGGGAGACGCCCTGCGGGGATTCGAGCTCCCCAAACGCGAGAGGAAGCTCCCGAGGTACCTTGAACCAGGCGAAGTCAAGAAGATCGTCGAGGCGGCGAGTAACGTTAGAGACAAGTTGATCGTTCTACTCTTGTTTTCAACCGGGCTACGGGTGGCAGAACTAGTCAATATTAGAAAGTCGGATATTGACTTGGAGAAGAGGACAATTAGGGTGAAAGGGAAGGGCTCCAAGGAAAGGTACGTGTACTTCCCCCAGTCAGTCGCAGAACTACTCGCCACGTATATCGAAAGTGTTAACTCCGAGTGGCTATTCCCCTCTCCCAAGAACCCCAATGTGCACGTTCACTATACGACCATAGAGAGGGCGTTAAAGAACCTAGCTAGAAGGGCAGGCATTAGCAAGAGGGTAACACCCCACCTACTACGCCACACGTTTGCAACCCTTAGCCTCGCAGCGGGTCTAGATGTAAGGGAGATCCAGGAACTGCTAGGGCACTCCAACCTCAATACGACTCAAGTGTACGCCCACGTCTCTCGGGAACGCTTGCGGAGAGACTACGAGAGAGTCTGGGACTCGCTCATCTAG
- a CDS encoding helix-turn-helix domain-containing protein: MESIDKKLIFTESDLILLALLSGEKKITELRPATGLSTTSIYNNVKKLIEYGLVEEDRKGSPGNRILRLTEKGQRVASILKMLEEELKPKVVVLKPE; the protein is encoded by the coding sequence ATGGAGAGCATCGATAAGAAGCTAATATTTACGGAGAGCGACTTAATCCTACTCGCACTTCTCTCGGGGGAGAAGAAGATAACGGAGCTAAGACCAGCCACGGGCCTCTCCACGACTTCTATTTACAACAATGTGAAGAAGCTCATAGAGTACGGGCTCGTAGAGGAGGATAGGAAGGGTAGCCCGGGTAATAGGATTTTGAGGCTGACCGAGAAAGGGCAGAGAGTCGCCAGTATCCTCAAGATGCTAGAAGAAGAACTAAAGCCTAAAGTCGTTGTCCTTAAACCAGAGTGA